GGTCAGTATAGAAAACATCCGTGTAGAACTCATATTCGTCGGTACTATTAGCTGCCATGGGGGGCACATTGGCTTCGTCAAAATACATGTCGTAGTACTGGTAGTAGTAGTCAGCGGCATCAAACCCTTCTGTAGTCGAAGATGAGATAGAAGTTGTGCTGaccgttgctgttgttgttgttatcgcGGGTGGTTgtatggtggtggtggtagttgtagtagttaaagttgttgttgttgatgtggtggtggtggtagtagtagtagtagtagttgttgttgttgttgttgtggtggtggtggtggtggtagttgtagtgatagtagtagtagaagtagttgttgttgttgatgtagTAGTACTTGGCATTGTTGTGGTGAtggttgtagtagtagtagtagttggcgttgttgttgttgttgtgggggtggtagtggtggtagtggtggtagtggtggtagtagacgtggtggtggttgtagtagtagtaggggtagtagtagtggtagtagtggtagtggtggtagtggtggtagtagatgtggtggtggttgtagtagtagtaggggtagtagtagtggtagtagtggtagtagtggtagtggtggtagtagatgtggtggtggttgtagtagtagtaggggtagtagtagtggtagtagtggtagtggtggtagtggtggtagtagatGTGGTGNNNNNNNNNNNNNNNNNNNNNNNNNNNNNNNNNNNNNNNNNNNNNNNNNNNNNNNNNNNNNNNNNNNNNNNNNNNNNNNNNNNNNNNNNNNNNNNNNNNNNNNNNNNNNNNNNNNNNNNNNNNNNNNNNNNNNNNNNNNNNNNNNNNNNNNNNNNNNNNNNNNNNNNNNNNNNNNNNNNNNNNNNNNNNNNNNNNNNNNNNNNNNNNNNNNNNNNNNNNNNNNNNNNNNNNNNNNNNNNNNNNNNNNNNNNNNNNNNNNNNNNNNNNNNNNNNNNNNNNNNNNNNNNNNNNNNNNNNNNNNNNNNNNNNNNNNNNNNNNNNNNNNNNNNNNNNNNNNNNNNNNNNNNNNNNNNNNNNNNNNNNNNNNNNNNNNNNNNNNNNNNNNNNNNNNNNNNNNNNNNNNNNNNNNNNNNNNNNNNNNNNNNNNNNNNNNNNNNNNNNNNNNNNNNNNNNNNNNNNNNNNNNNNNNNNNNNNNNNNNNNNNNNNNNNNNNNNNNNNNNNNNNNNNNNNNNNNNNNNNNNNNNNNNNNNNNNNNNNNNNNNNNNNNNNNNNNNNNNNNNNNNNNNNNNNNNNNNNNNNNNNNNNNNNNNNNNNNNNNNNNNNNNNNNNNNNNNNNNNNNNNNNNNNNNNNNNNNNNNNNNNNNNNNNNNNNNNNNNNNNNNNNNNNNNNNNNNNNNNNNNNNNNNNNNNNNNNNNNNNNNNNNNNNNNNNNNNNNNNNNNNNNNNNNNNNNNNNNNNNNNNNNNNNNNNNNNNNNNNNNNNNNNNNNNNNNNNNNNNNNNNNNNNNNNNNNNNNNNNNNNNNNNNNNNNNNNNNNNNNNNNNNNNNNNNNNNNNNNNNNNNNNNNNNNNNNNNNNNNNNNNNNNNNNNNNNNNNNNNNNNNNNNNNNNNNNNNNNNNNNNNNNNNNNNNNNNNNNNNNNNNNNNNNNNNNNNNNNNNNNNNNNNNNNNNNNNNNNNNNNNNNNNNNNNNNNNNNNNNNNNNNNNNNNNNNNNNNNNNNNNNNNNNNNNNNNNNNNNNNNNNNNNNNNNNNNNNNNNNNNNNNNNNNNNNNNNNNNNNNNNNNNNNNNNNNNNNNNNNNNNNNNNNNNNNNNNNNNNNNNNNNNNNNNNNNNNNNNNNNNNNNNNNNNNNNNNNNNNNNNNNNNNNNNNNNNNNNNNNNNNNNNNNNNNNNNNNNNNNNNNNNNNNNNNNNNNNNNNNNNNNNNNNNNNNNNNNNNNNNNNNNNNNNNNNNNNNNNNNNNNNNNNNNNNNNNNNNNNNNNNNNNNNNNNNNNNNNNNNNNNNNNNNNNNNNNNNNNNNNNNNNNNNNNNNNNNNNNNNNNNNNNNNNNNNNNNNNNNNNNNNNNNNNNNNNNNNNNNNNNNNNNNNNNNNNNNNNNNNNNNNNNNNNNNNNNNNNNNNNNNNNNNNNNNNNNNNNNNNNNNNNNNNNNNNNNNNNNNNNNNNNNNNNNNNNNNNNNNNNNNNNNNNNNNNNNNNNNNNNNNNNNNNNNNNNNNNNNNNNNNNNNNNNNNNNNNNNNNNNNNNNNNNNNNNNNNNNNNNNNTCAAACATTGTTTGACCATCACTGGATCCATCCACTTGGTTGTCATTATTTCCAAACATACCCGGACTACCATTATTGTCAAACATTGTTTGACCATCATTGGATCCACCCACTTGGTTGTCATTATTTCCAAACATAGTCTCACTGTCATGGTCGTTGCTCCCTCCTTGATTGTTGGAGAATCCATCCTCATTTCCATTGTCCCCAAACATCATTTGTTCATTATCAGGATTATCGCCTTGGTTGTTGTCCCCCACCATGTTCTGATTTTCTCCTTGGTTATTGCTGTCATCTCCAAACATGCCTTGGTTGTCATTGTTCCCAAACATCTCTGGATCTACTTCAGggttgttattattgttttgTAACATATTGGGATTATCAATGTTGCCAAACATGTCAAGGCCGTTATCAGGGTTGACTCCGTTTGAGCTATCACCGTCACTATTATTGTCGTCAAGCATATCTTGGCCGTTGTTGTTTCCAAGCACAGCTCCTTGCCCTTCCCCATCATTGTTACCATGACTGTTATTGTCCTCGAAAGTGCCTGGATCTCCATCCAAATTGCCCATTTGACCATTTTCACCAGGCATGTTTTGATTTCCGTTATTGTTTCCAAACATATCTGCGTTGTCGTTCATTGCCTGATCATTAATAGAGCTACCATCTTGGTTGCCCATGGAGTCAGTTTCTAGGGACGGATGTTGTTCCACGCTTGGATTTGTCACTGCATTCATGTCCTCAACACCTTCCATGTTCTGAATAGGATCGCTATCTGGTTGGGCGATTTCTCCCAAATCTGGTGGGAAATTAGAACTACTGTCCTCATTGTTAGCATCAAGTATGTCGGATGGTGAGTCAGGATGAAAGCCTGCCAATGGATCCTCGGGATCTACAGCTGGGAGATTGGAACCAATGTCAGTGTTAGCATCTTCATTATCCAAATCTTGCACGACATCTTCATCctcctgattttgggcattctCTAAAGAGTCCCCATCAGTGTTTGGAGTGCTAGGTAAGGAATTTCCAGAATCAACACCTCCAGTCACCACATTTCCCGAGGCAGTGACTTCAAGTAACATGATCACAACACACCTTCCCTCAAGTTCAGAGAAATTAAGAGTATCACTGATATCCACCGTTGCATTCCCGGACTTTTGAATGGCTCCAATAAACCTCACAAATATTGTGGTGCCGGTCTCTTCCACCAATGACCCACAATCTTCACGACCGTCCACCAAGTAGAGTGCTGGGAGATACCTCACCTCCAAAACTGTTCCGTTTTCATATGAAAACAAGTCGTTGTCCTGTACGTAAACTGAGCAGTCAAGTAGGGTTGCTCCGCCCGCAGTAAGATAGAATATGATCTTGGTGTCCAATCCCGTGAGGTAGGATGTCATGTTATATTCCTTGGTATCGACAACCCTATCTGACAGCGACACAGGACTATCATAGTCTTCGTAATCTTCCACTTGGACAACATAATCTGGAGATATAGTAGTTTCACTTGGCTCCAAGAAATCTCCATCAATGGGAATGAAGAATGCCTCCGTTGTGGTTTCCTCGGATGGAGCTGGGGTGGTAAATGCATCATCTGAAAACACTTGCGCGTCCTCAATCCCTTGGGCCGCGTTGTCCAATGCCTGCATCAGTGCATCAATGGCATCATCACTAATGGTGGACGATAGTTCATCTGTATTGATGGTAGTTAGATTTGACTCTTTGATGGCATCTTCAAATGGGTTGGGATCAGAGAACTGTCTTTTGTCCATCTTTGCTATCCTTAAGCTGGATGATATTGATGGCAGAGAGAGCATGAGAATCACTATTAAAAGTCTGGACGTTGAAGACCTTAAGTAAGGCCTCGGATTGAGGAACTTTTGGAGGATTTTGTGGCACATGTTGAAGAAATTCAGGGAAAGTCTTCCAAGaaaagactttttgagatcACAGAATAATGAGCAGTTTGAGCGGCAAGCACTACTGACAATCCCCTTTTGTTTTAGCGGCTAAATAGTCCAGCCGTCCAAAGTTCACTAGGTAGAGGCACAACTGTCATCCATTTTGGGATAAGGTCCCCAGTTCACGGTACATATTCACCACCATGGGCGCTGGCAGATTTTGGAAAAGAATGCTcctgaaaaaataaataaaacaattCTAACCACTTGCTCAAAAGTCACTTGGGCTCTTCTCGGGAGAATCACGTCATGTTGAGGGATTGAAATGTCGACTATCTCAGACGTGGGTATGAATCACAGAGATCACTCTTCATTTGGCTTTCACTCTAGGTAGCTCCTGAAGCCAAACTAACACTTCACAAGAGTCGAATTTCCTTTCCATGAAGACAACCAGTGGAGATCTGAACCGCGTTTCAGCCAGTCGTGCTCCGTCGATTTCATCCATGAAAGCTCGAGCACATGTGCACCTTCAAAtctgttcgttcgttcgttcgttcgttcgttcactCGCTCCCTCTAATGCCGGCATGCAACCCAGTGCATGATGGTCACTCACAAACAGGGCAACCCGACCAAAAACTATACGATTTTCCCGCTACCAAGTTCAAGTGGCTGCAGGAACCCCACAGCTCCATTCAATGCCAGGTGATTCATCCAGGCTCTTCTTCGAAAACCCTCgccccttcctcctcctcctccttctccttcgcCATCCCTTACTCGCCAATCTCCTCCAGGATAGAAGAGCTCCCTTTCAATGTTTTCTCTGATAGAAAGGGAAATTTTTGCGACTTCTCGCCGCGGATGGATTCCCCCTCCCTTCTTGCTTGGATACTTCTTCACGTTGTGGATTGACGCGCTCTTGGTAGCTGACTTGGCTCATGATGCCCTCAACGAACAAGCAATATCCGCCGAGGAAGACAGGGTGGCGGAGGCTCGAAAGGAGCATGGCTCTCAAATGACAATCGCTCTTCTCCGAGGAAAGTACATTGATAAAATAGTTATAACACCTTTTGTCCTTTTAAAGATCCATTCTGGCAAGggaatagatggatggaaacTGTAGCCAGTCATgcaacacatttgaaaagtaaaGAGCATGGGAAGTAATGGCACGGAATTAAGGAGTAAAAATGTGTGGTGTTTAACTGAATACAAAAGAGATAAGAGCAAATAAACAAATGAAGGACAATCGAAATGGCACGAATGAATATCAGTTCAAAACACTAGGGGATATGGATTATAAATTGTAGATTTATAGCAGTCAGGCGATTTGCAtcaattgcattgaaaatgatatCTTTTTCGAtacttttctcatttcaatgggTTATTGCAAACCTAGGATGGACACCAAATAAGTGTTTAAAACTTGCAAGTACTTACCACGTTGCggttgcatttgcatttgcaCTCCATCCCCACGATAAATCCTCATGGGAATCCCGCCTTCGGCCTTTCCATTTGGAAGCCATTGAACAAATCTAAATGACTAATGTAATGGTTTTCGGTCGGTGCAATGAATCATAATGGACCCAGGGTCATTTGAACAGGAGATCCTGTTTCCAAATGACTCACTCGAACTCGCTAGAAAACTTGGACATAGTATGTCTCAACTCCATCTCATTTAATCTGACGAGATTTGGAATTGCATTATTTTTCCTGATTTGGTCAGTCCCAATATAGCAATTCATGCCTTTAGACCGCATTTTAGTTCTAATCAATCAATAACTGTCGTGCGACTGATCTGAGTTCCTTCATCAATATCCTTTACAGGTATATAAACAGCTCGACTTTTTCGACCAAGGTATCCTGTGGCTGAATATCACTACATTTTGAATCACCCTTTCTGTACTCTTCAAGTAATGAGCCCTACAATGATTGAATCCAAAAGTACAATCAACCCTTGAAGGACACCGTTTCCCCGTGTTGAAACCGACCAAGTAGTGAAAGCTAGGAACTGATGTGTCCTCTAAGTTGGCCAGCCCATTGATTCCGGGGAAGCGCTACTTTGTACATACATAATGGACGTAATCGCCTCTCATTTATTGTGAGAAAACTAGATGAACCATTAAATTGAAGGCCCCCTGCCTCCCCCTTTTACCTTGTTTCCCTTCGATCTATCCGCCTTGGTCGGCACACCAGCCAACCAATTGTCATTGGTCGGTTCAATTCAGTCACTACTACTAAGCCTCCAATTTAGAACTGTAACTAATAAGCCCATTCCAAGCTTTGAAGTGGTGGTCTGACGTCTCAATGGATTCATCCATCCCGAAGTGCAAGCATTCACTTAACCAAGTACAATCCCAATGAATGAAGACGTTCGTTCGTCCAGTTTCGACTCCTCAACCATGCATGGTTGGAAGTTGGACGTGATTGCCATTCGTATAGTTAGTTGGTTTTACCGCATAAATATGGCTATTTACGGTCGATCAAATCTGAGGGGGTTGGATCTGGGATTCATTCCAATGGGGTTTTGGGGACCGAGCTTTGGACACCAGATCTGATGAATCATTTGGCCAAAGAGAAATCAAAAGGCGACCGGTTTATGACTGCATGACATGAAACTTGGCCGGATCGCCGAATGAATGTCTTCAAACAGTTTCAAGGATGGGTGAACAACAACGACCAGGATCGGTGATGTTAGTGATGGTGGTGAGTTGTCCTAAATTCACCCTCCATCTCTGCGGCCTCAACTTGCGGACGTTTCCACCCCTGATGAAATTACGCTGAACTGGCATTTGctacgtgtgtgtgtgtgtgtgtgtgtctgagCATGTCCCAACCATTGCCGATGGATCGTTATTGGTTTACGGATATGCAGTATGGCACTTTTCCACGGCATTTCCACAGTTATgtgcattattttttttaaatcaaagcaATGGTTATTACTCTCCCCCCTTCCAATCAAGGAGTTGGGCAACCGTTGAAAGACGAGGGAGTGCAATTTTTGCAAGTCTACACGGGgaaagttggcaaaaattCCTATGCTCCAAATCCTCGAGAGTTTCTTTCAAAGGTACTTAGACATGACTGACATCTGCCTAGAGGCATGAATAGATTATGGAATGACATTTAGAACCATTTCTTTCCGTCGTCCACGTGAGAATTGGACACAAACACGTCGAGAAACGAGGCCGTCTCGCTTCTGTTCTAACCCACTCTTGGAGGAGGGTGGCTTCTTTGGAGTCCATTTCCACACTTTCCAATGATATCGGTCGTAAAGATGAGTCGAATTGagaggccaaatttgagccaaattgCATTAACAAGCGACTTTGGTAGAGACGGTTTTGTCTCTCCATTTCACTACGTTCATCGGTGGAACTTTCCTCAATGCTTGAAATTTATTGTTGGCGCACGAAGTCAAACCAATTTAGGCATGAAAGTTTTCATATTGGCAAACTGTCTTGCTTCTCGCATGTGCAACTGCACAGTCATGAAAATCGGGACTTTGTAGTTCCAACCAAAGGATTTTTTTACTCCAACGAAACATGATACTGTAATGTATTAACTAGCCAACGGATCATGGCCAGGCAATTCTTGAGCCGAGTTCATGAAGAataaactttaaaaaatgatGCCGATTGCTCTGGTTTGGGAAATAGCCTTGTCATGAGTGCTTGTCTCCATTCGTTTAACATCCATTCTCATATGTGTTAGAAATACTCATCATCACGAATATGCGAGCGTCTTTCAAACTTATGCCAAGCAATTGGAGCCGATATATACTTTATGGAAATCTTTGAATGTATCAAGGTAAAGAACAAAGACGATTAAAAATGGTTCACCTGCTTAAAGCTTTGCTCGACTAAAAAGTCCTATTACACACATGTGTATTGGCCCACGACCATAAATGAGTGGGATAACTTATGGCCAGCAAATCAATTCTGCTTTCATTgtttatcattatcattcattTCTAAAATACCCGTATTGATTGGTTTTAACATTCTGGAAACAACACTAAGGAGATTGCGAAATGACTGATATCTTTTAGGTGTCTTTTGAGAACAGTTGCCATGCATTCAAGTTTCTaaacctttgaaaacgagCTACCGTACCCGTCTAAACCATTTATGGTTCTTTAGAACGCGTTGAAAACTCGAACTCGcccaaaaagagttgatggAGAAACCAAGCAATCGAGAGTTCATTCATGTAAGCCAATGCTAAGCAAAGAAATACTCGTGAACAATTGATGTAAATTATTCGAGGTCGCCATGACCaattttgaacacattgaaaaaagatttacaaaaatgtcattgagcaaaACCGGCAAGGTCAAGATGAGATCGATTCATCGGTATTGACATTCTCTGAAAACACGCAGGGACCTAATTGTCGAGGCATTTTTTCGCTCTTTGGATAATGTTTCAGAGGCTCCGCCAAAACCCGTCTTGAAACAATTGGCAACAAATTGACAAAGGATAACTTTTCTTCAGAAGCGAGCCCTAGAGACTTCTTCCCCTTGTGAGGAAGTGTCCTGATCTGTAATTTTGCTAGTTACAAAACAACCCTTCACGGGAAATCGAAAACAATCACGAGGATTGCCAAATATTCACCAAGtcatgcttttcaaaacaactgAAGTGAGAGGGGGGGGAGGAATGAATCGTGCCAGAATTTGCATGCGGGTGAATCCTGTCAGATTCGACTATCATCACTAAAAGTCCTCATCAAACAATGACCTTTCTCCTCTTGGTGTGCCACAAGGAGCAGCTCTAGGCCAATCTTTCCTCCGTCAATTGAGAATATGAAAGACATGGTCAAGCGACCGATAGAAAGAAATCATACGATACCTTAAAGGCAAGAGTTCCGAACATAATGCAGGTGGACAATGGGGGTTTAGAgaacccaaaatcttttgtcTTTGATGAATAGTGTTTTAGATCTGCAATTTGACGCGGGAAGGGGAAGTCTGGTCTCCAACACAAAACCCTAAAAATGTTgggtaaaagaaaaatgtgggcGTAACTTTGACACTGACAGATGTCATTATTATCAAAGATTTGAGTCAAACTGTTAATTTCCAATCGTTTATTGATATGATGAACTTTTTCGTTAATGATTAACGAACATCCTGCTTCATTTGTCGTGCTGATGGATTGAATAACTGTCTTTACGTTTTTCGTCCATCAAAGCACTTGCTTTTATGTCATTTATTCGAATAAAGTTTAATCTTGAAATTACAGTGCGTCATTTACAAACGAAAATCATGAATCAATTCTTAGTTTTCTCTCTTTGGGGCAAAATATCTCCTGGTTTAAGTTTTCTCCTGCCACACGTTCTAGATCCTAGATGAAGGTAAAAACCAATTATCAAGTTGAGGTATTCAGGTTTGCCATGCCATCATATCATCAACTTCATTtacaaaaagttgaaaatcgGTATACAGTAACAACAATGCAAGCATTTCAATTAACGAACAACCCATTTACTTTTCGTATTCAGAGGTATACCATTGATGATCTTGATCCAACATAACCACCTGGAAGGCTACAAAGTTGCCTCTTTTCACATTGCACAGCTCTCGAAATGGTCACTTGCGAAACAGCTGCGTTTTCTCCTTTCGTTCCATAAAGAAACAATTGACAAATCTTATGAATTCGCACTTGGCCTGAAATGGGTTGGTTAGCAACGCCAGTGTTTCATTACTTTGTGGATAACTTTTTATGGCAACTTACAGTTCAGAGACCTATGAGCAAGTCCAGCGAGCCTTCCAGAAAAATGGACAACATTCATGTACTTGACTTTTTGCTTCTGTTGCCGTTTTGATCAAGTAACATGTTCGAACTACGTCATAAATGATCGACATGAGTTGCACAGCGTGTCATCTTCAAGCACCACAAGttcaaaaagtgcaacaaCTACCATCACACACCAGTACATCGAGCTTCTTCATCCGTCATCACGGtcttttgaaccaatttcaaGAATCACGGTGTTCCCTTTCAATTCGCTTTTGATAAGTCAGTGAAACCGAAACCGTTTCATCCATTCCAACCCACTGAGTGAATGGTTCCACGAGACCAACTCCTCCATCGCGCTTCAACCCTTTTTCAACCAGTTTCCTATGAGTCTGGCGAAGTTTGATCATCATCTAAATACTACTAAAAACACAAGACTACCTTGTGGTTGAATGGTTGGCATTCTCATCAGTGGTTTATGCCAGAGTTTTCGCCTCTTGAGATTGAGTGACAACAACCATTGTGTTGCATCGAGAGTAATTGAATGGTTGCCGGGGAAGAAAACGAGATGAGAGAAGAGGTCTGCGTGACGGAAGTTCTAATTCGGGATCGAGCCATGGAAGAATCTCTTTGAAGGCCTAGGAGCCCTTCTGGTAGCTTGAATAAAGATGACGTTAGGCATGTTTCTGCCAGGCCTACCTGTCTGTACCTTATCCCAAGGATCTACAGTTATGCGTTTCATAATAcgagtgggtgggtggacgCCTTTGTATGTAAACACTCATTGGAACTAAGATTGAGCTCGGGGGCAGTGTAGTTGAAGAAGGAGACTTGTAGTCCTCTGGCTAGCTATGTAGAGTGCCTTTTTGCGTTTCAACCATGTCAAGTGCTTAACTTGAAAaggacatttttgttttgaagaaaagccaGATTTCGTTTATTTTGGGAATGAAGACAAGAATCGTCGTACGTTAGGACACCAGTCCACAATAATGAGCTCTGCCATTCCCTTCAAACACCTTATTAAGGCCGTTATTAAGCCCTGGCAAGGAAGGTCACGGAATTGGCCCTCATGGGTTTTGTCACACCCGGATGACTTAATTACGGACAATGGATCATAGGCCCAAAGAATCCCGAGGCAGTTTCCTCAGGAGTGACCAGAGGTAGAACAGGTCGGTCTGCTTCGTCGATCTTCAGTGCTTCTGAACCGTTGTTTGAAACCGTTTTTCTtccccctccctctctttttttttttctctctctttatctGGTTTTGCGCCAAGGAAGTGCATAATTCTCATTGTAAACCCGTGTGAGTTAGTAAAGTACTTGCCTCATTTGCTCGATCCCATTCAGACgaaaggaaggaggaggggggagggggaaggAGGAGATTTTCACATCCAGATAAAATTACATTCATTTTCTAGACTCACCTTCATCAGGAGTCTCAGTCATTTTTGCCTCGTCTTGACGACAGATAATCTATTGTAAAGGTCCCCTTTAAGACGCTTTGGCAATGGATTTCATGATTGTGGTTCTTGTTGTTCGAGTAATTGATGCGAATAAATCATGCGGGATTGTCTTCGAATGAAAGACtgttcttgaaaatggagaaaaatacGCTGTTTTTCCTAGCTGCACTCAAATTGGTGAGTGATTACTTTGCAAGTTGGACCAACATTTCACCTAAGAAGTGTAGAAAAACAACCTGGTATTTGCCACagaatggatggaatggacTTTGTTAAAGACCCCGAAGAAAATCATTATACGTTATTACAATCAAAAAAAGCTCCTTCTTATGCCCTTAATTATGCCTTCAAACTACCCAAAATAAATCAGAGCAATCCACAAAATACACCGGTATATCTAAATACCCGTGGAGCAAGTTTGATGGAGACCCACTTTGCTTGATGAATGTGCATAATTGCCTTGAATTTAGCGGCTTAACAATGATGTAAATCAAAGTAACTCCCGCACTAGAAGTTTCGTCATACTGAATAATGAATTTCCTCTCATTTGTTAATGGTAACACAAGAATATTCCGCAGTAAAATAGTAGATGAGAACGAACAGATCGATTTTAATTCGATCAATCAAGGTTGAAACTTGATATCAAGATCTTTCTTTAAAGGGGGTATTTTGTCAGCATTAGCCTTGGGTGACCCTTATCCTTATTGTGACCGACAAAACAACCAATTGACCTCTGAATGATGGACAAACGGGCTAGGGACGATGTATAATTGTCCCAATTTCTGTCTCAATCGCCCAAAGTGATTTTGTGAGCCGAAATGGCATTTTGATTAACAGCTCAATCGAATGC
This DNA window, taken from Tigriopus californicus strain San Diego chromosome 9, Tcal_SD_v2.1, whole genome shotgun sequence, encodes the following:
- the LOC131886768 gene encoding uncharacterized protein DDB_G0290685-like, with the translated sequence MDKRQFSDPNPFEDAIKESNLTTINTDELSSTISDDAIDALMQALDNAAQGIEDAQVFSDDAFTTPAPSEETTTEAFFIPIDGDFLEPSETTISPDYVVQVEDYEDYDSPVSLSDRVVDTKEYNMTSYLTGLDTKIIFYLTAGGATLLDCSVYVQDNDLFSYENGTVLEVRYLPALYLVDGREDCGSLVEETGTTIFVRFIGAIQKSGNATVDISDTLNFSELEGRCVVIMLLEVTASGNVVTGGVDSGNSLPSTPNTDGDSLENAQNQEDEDVVQDLDNEDANTDIGSNLPAVDPEDPLAGFHPDSPSDILDANNEDSSSNFPPDLGEIAQPDSDPIQNMEGVEDMNAVTNPSVEQHPSLETDSMGNQDGSSINDQAMNDNADMFGNNNGNQNMPGENGQMGNLDGDPGTFEDNNSHGNNDGEGQGAVLGNNNGQDMLDDNNSDGDSSNGVNPDNGLDMFGNIDNPNMLQNNNNNPEVDPEMFGNNDNQGMFGDDSNNQGENQNMVGDNNQGDNPDNEQMMFGDNGNEDGFSNNQGGSNDHDSETMFGNNDNQSGYVWK